TAAAGATGCACGTTCACTCATTTGTTATGcgttaatcataaaaaaaataatcgttaaACCAACTCTTGAACGATTGCTAACGAAAGAACATTGCCATGTTTCCGGTAGTGTATGATAGTGGGGGATCTAAATGGCAGTACGGAGCCGATATCTCCTTAATCGTTTTGAGTCGCACTTTTAGAATGCACCTTTAAAGTGACGCACATAATTCGTCTAGAAGCATTGTATTTTCCTAGTTACGTCCACACACAATAATTTGTTGTTATAATTTGCTACAAAATAGCAGTGCTTAAGCTGTACTGATCCAGAGTTATTGTTGTGCCAtggtaaatttaaaagaaagctTTTCGATGAACCGGTTGTTAAAATaagtaatattgaaaaaaatgttttgcattaCCACTAAACTATAAAATCGCAACCTACCGTCCCTAGTCACAACACAATGCTTGTGTCGCGTTGGATTGTTATAATTTCGTTCCTAATCCCACTGTCGGTGAACGGCTACGAACAATCATGGTTGATcgatttcattattcaaaataaacgaTGGTTTTGTCCGGAAGCCACTCGGTATCTGTACGGATCGCTGGAGTCCGACGATGCTGGAGAAGATGGACTTTTCGAGCACACGCTCCTGAAGGAAAATTCCCCTCGAACCGTAGCGTTTGGCGAAACTCTTCTGAAGCTTGGTCAAACGCTGGCGGTCGATTGCATTCTCATCTTCGGAGAAGACTCCGTGGCATTGGTAAGCGTTCAAATCTTGTATGTGATTCAACCTGTTCATTCACCTCGTGTTCTCACAAATTTACAGAATAATCAACTCGAAAACATCACGCTGGCATCGAAGTTATTGGTGATTGTAAAGCGCCCATTATCTCGCACAGACTGGTTGTTTTCATATATGATTAACATGGCATACGATACGGTTTACATCGAAGTGTTCAAATCGAGATATTTTTCGAGATACTTTAAAGTTGGGTCTTTACGAGCAACAATGAACCAAACTGTTTCCGTTGACGTACGGGAGAGTgataagtttgaaaataaagattttctcGTTATGCGGTATCCTGAGAATGCGAACCCAAGATACTCCGAGGTTATTTGGCAAACCATTTGTCATCGATTCAATTTTTCGTACTTCGATCCGATAGTTTCGGCGATACCACTTATTTCctactctactccaataatcaATATGAACAGAGTTTACTATCAAACTTGTTACCTCGTCGAAAGAGCTGAAACCAAAGGTCTGGAGTACGCCTTGGTTGCACCGTTTGATGCATGGTGCTGGATTATGATACTGGTAAGCTCTTCATCGATCGTGATCATGCTGCGAATCGTACAGAATAAACGAATGAGGATTGGAGACCTTATCTTCATGATCGTTCAAGCGTTGTTGAACTCACCTAGAAGTGAGTTTAAGGAATCGTTGGAAAGGCATCTGGTCAACCTCTTTCTCGTTGTAAGTATAGTTCTGATGACTAGCTACGAATCGGAGCTAGTGGCACTTATTTTCAAACCGTCCAAATTCCCGGAACTGGACACGATGCAGCTCATAAATGACACCTGCTATATGTATGCCTACAGCAAAGATGGGTTTAAACACACCAGTCCAGACTGGATGCTTACCATCGAAAATCTAAACGCTACCCCAAAAGGCCTTCGAACTTGTTACAGTGATTCATGCACGGGAATAAGATTTTTCCACAGCATCTATTTCCGTTTATGGCTAAGAACAAGCAAAGTTCGATCGCACCAGATACCGATGTTGCTGCAGCAGCCGACTCGATCCCGAGTATTTCCATTAAATCGTTTGATTCAACGCTACACTGACGCGTTCGCTGAAGGCAAATTGTTTCACTTTTTAGACTGGACCTACGAAACGGTCCACAATGAGGGCCAGGAAGAGAACGCTCTGAAACCATTATCGATGAGTAATTTCCGTATCGTGTGGCAGCTGTCGGTTTTTGGCATTGTGGTCagtttgattgtttttattttcgaaatagtGTACTTCAGAGCCACGAAGTGGCTCAATTCTCGAACAGCTCAAACTGAAGaggataaaaatttaagaattaatATTGGTTTTTTGTGATTGGCGACGAAATGTTAATGAAGGCACGTAACTCACCGCTGCTAGTTTTGCGATCGTTTTATCCTTTAATGACCTCAGAAATTTTGGCTTCAACACCATGTTTCACCCGCTACGCCTGAAGAACAAGAAAATAAACTATGCATAGACAATGTGTAGTCTATGTAGAACACAATTTTGAGTATCAATGGCTTCCCTTTGGCATGAACATAAGTCCGAACAGCTTTCAAAGACTGATGAATAGGTTCAACCGTCTTGAGAATTAGAGAACTGGAATTTTCATGAATGCTCGTTAGAGTGCCTCAAATTGTCTAATTGTTACTTCTAGCTGACAGCAGTAAGGAGTGTGGCAGAGTAGCTCTTCAGATTCGAGAACGTTGATCTTTTATTCGTGAAATCATGTTGGTGATCAGATATTATGCAGCGTTATAAAGTCTCTAGTAGATTATTGACCCAAATACTTTTGACAAGCAACAGACAATCGAGATAGGTCTGTAGTTCTCCACGATATGACTGTTTCTCGATTTGTGTATTGGTGTTATAGCGGCCGTCTTCCAAATGCTAGAGGAAAAAACTTCGTTAAGTTATCGATTGAAGATGATTCGCAATGGTTCGGCAAGTGATTCCGCAATACCCACTATTAGACACGGCGGTATGACATCTGGGTCTGGTCCTTTCGACGGATTGATAGTTTTCAGAGCTGTCAGGCCTTCGAACTGGGTTTGAAGCGGCTGAGGAAGGTTGATGTCAAATGCAGGCAGTGTTTCGCAGTTTTCGTTGGTAGCAGGTGGCATTTGTGCTGAATAATCGCTCtagaaaaatctgcaaaaaggtTTGCAGACTCACAGACAGTATCAGAAGAGCGCTCATAAAATGATACCTACTAGCGATGGAAAGCTGCTGGTACGACGACGCACAGTGGGGCAGGACCTATGAAAGCTTGGCCAAAacccctttttgtaaatttcaaaaattcatcataaatttatgcttttcagaaactggacattacaccgatcacaaatctgtgaaacaaaacttaaaattcgttGTTTCATACAATTATTCACGTAGGTGAAGTTGGGGTATGATGCTGTTGGattttatcgcaaaaacaaaaaaatattttcaatactccactaaaattttatttcttgaagaaataaaaaaaaattaacatgtaTGTGTTtagaataatatgaaatttatttatctgAGGTTgaagaactgaaaaaaaaatcgttatttgtTTTACGAGCATAAAcgtataatgttaaaaaattacgaattttcatcatattgggACATCTGGAAATCATGTtaccccacgttaccccactctcattTCTACTCGAACATTTAAATGAAAGTCTCAGCTATCCGACAAAACAAAAAGTAGTTGCCACTTTTTgcctattcaaaagttattcacgtttTGGTGAAACTTGTTTTTGGACAATTATCGTACTTGTGGAATTGATTTTGATAATGGTTTTGCTAGAAAAACTTGAACTcaatcgaatttgaaattttaaaatttattttttttttcgaaatttattttcctcttaGTATGATAATACTTTATcggtttttaaaagttatatttatcTACAGACAAGCAGATCAGATTCTTTGGAATATGAACTTTCTATAACCTTCTCAAATCCTTTTCGGTCAGATGTTTAGTACCTATCTGTTAACTAACttttattcaacaattttttctgtaaaatgtagagattttgaagttttactcaaaaataaaatataaattttcacacactgaatgtttggattttataaaaaaaaacaatgcaaccatgttttttgctgtcatatTGAGTAACAGCCTACTTGATCCATTTGCTACTTATATAAGGTACCAATATGAGTTTATGGCTTTattatctgaacttatttgttctattaccactgatcacactgacatgacccTTAGAATAAAATTccgttcatatttttcatatttaatttgtatAGAAGCATTAATTTCATAGATGGAATGAGTTTTGAGCCATCATAATAAGCGATTCGTCGTATCCCGAAATCCTCAGAGGTCAAATTCGGTTAAATTTGGTGCAATTTGCTTGTTTGTTCCTTGTCAGGTTCCTACCAGTTGTTAGATGTTTTGTGGTTGCTTagttagttttttgaaatgtagaaatttggtaccatttctatgaaattttcttcttccaGAAAAGAGATTGGTCTCAAACTAGCGTTAAAATAACATGCATTTCTTTCTTGACAAATTTGGGTCCATTTGCATTATTTATTCAAGAGTTTTGTAGATATTCAGGTAACATTTGTATGGGGCCCCCCTTCTTGTGAGGGGAGGGATCTTAGAGCATCATTTAACTTATTAACGGTCCTAAAAACCCTTACATGATCATTTTCACGCCGATCGACTGAGTAGCTTTCAAGTTGATAAGGAAAATCTGCTGAACAAAGTTATCTAGATCAAATTTTACAACAcccagatgaaaaaaaactacatcaaattaaagattttgatcagatgaacaacttttcagaagacttcaaaccagtaggatttcatttaaaaaagttatgaggttttgaccatcgattggtcaggtctgccccactgtgcgACGTCGAGACTTGATAAATTTCCAGAATTCAGAAGGATTGCTTTTCACTTCCCTCCCCATATCATTGATGTATCTCCTTAAAAGAGTGCAGCGTAATGCTGAGTAATCACATTCCGTTGATGCTAGAGCGGCTTTGTTTGCTGCTGTTTTATTCAAGGAGTATCATTTGCGTATTATGTGTAGTCTGCTTTTTAAACGTAGATGGTCGGCGTTTCACCAAGGTTGCTCGTACGAATGATGTTGTAAAGGTCGTTTCTTTGGAGTGTGAAGCGCAACTATTCTTAAATAGCAACTTTTCGAAGAAAATCGAGACAGCTTCATCGGAGCAGAGGCTGCCAATAAGCTGTAACCAATCTATGGATGCTAGTATTTCCATTACAaggaaaaaattacaacttcTGAATTCGTCTTTCTTACAGCATTTTCTTCAAAGTAGTCGAGTAAAACAACATGTAGTTAAGTCAAGAACTCTACCGTTTACGATTTCTCTTGAGTACATCTGAGAGGGGCCAGCAGCTAGAGTCGTCTCGACAACTGTCAACTCTGATTCGGTGGATGCGTTCATAGGAAAAAAAAGGTTCCCATTTATTAACTATTTAAATATTGTgttatttatcttaaattttatcTAACTAAACACTGCCTCACTACAAAATCTTGCAAAGATTATAACCTTGATAAGGGGATCATTATTAGGAAATAAGAGCCAGTGAAGTTTTGGCTCTGAAAACTCTCCATATAGCGGGTAACTTCAATATACACAAATGGAAGACAATTATGAGTAGACTTTAAGAATTTTGTTTGATGCTTCTCGATTTTGAGGTCGAGAATAATCCACAAGATCTTTATTGTGAAATTAGTATTCCAAATTTGAGTTGctgatagataaaaaaataaatgaatctcaaatgaaaaatatcaaaatttaaaatacacgcTTTGAATATCCCATATTTAttgtcaaaagttttaaaacgcaAATTGCAAATGTGTAGTTGCAAAGCAGGtttaattgttttcaatttgcaATTGGCTTCTATATTCAAGCTTTATACTTCTGATGGACGAGCATAATTATCACTGAGTTCGAAACTGGCGCCTAAAAGCCTTCCGCACTCAGAAGAGTTACACAATTTCGACTGTTCGAAAAATCACGGTTACCGTGTTACCTACTGCATTCCAATAATATGACTATAGGTACCAACAAAATTGGGCCTTCTCCATCAAGCGCATATGCTGCTATTGCTGCCCGCAATTTGGCGCGCACGCAAATCTCTCCAACAACAGCCAAAAGCCACCGAAACCTCCAAATCTCGACCATTAGGTTATGTGCGTACATTGCATCATTGACGAATGGAGAAGAACGTACATAGAAGCAAGTAGCAAATTCGAATTcggctcaaaaaaaaaatcgatgaaagAAATTCAGATGCCCAGCATCAGCCGGCTGGCCGACCGTCATCATCGTTTGAGTGCTCAAGTGGTACCTACTTTGGCGATTGGCGGCGAGAGAATAATCGGATCAATTTATGCTTTGTGGCGTGTTTTCATCGTTCATTAGCAATGATCGCGACGACTCGAAAgcgttttttcttttctttttaggTTGGGGGTGGCCATTTATTTGGTGATTATTGTTTTCACCGCacttactttaaaaataaatcctaATTAATGATggtttttctctttcttttgtttgtcttttttcagCATGTTTGGCGGATATTTCTCCTGCTGATGATATTGAACGATTTAAGTTTAATTAGTTCGGAGCCACAGTATCAGCAGCAGTTTCAACCACAACAACAGCCTCAGAATGGAAACTACCAGAACAACTACAATCCGAACTATAATTACAACAGCGCTCCCGCAACGGAAGGAGGACAGCAACAGCCAATTCAGCAAGTACAGCAGCAACAGAGGCCGTATCAGTATCCGAGGCCTCAAACGACACCAGCGCCAAGCATTTGGAATCGATTGACAAGTTGGTTGAACATTTTTGGAGACGATAGCAGCAGTAATAGACCGCAGCAGTcgtatcaacaacaacaacaacaatcgtACCAACCACAGCCAGTGCCACCCCCAGCTCCTCCAAGACCACAACCAGTGCAGCCAAGTTATCCACCAACCCAAcctcagcaacagcagcagcttcaaCAGCTACAGCAACAGGTTCAGCTGCTGCAACAAATACAGCTTCAACAGCAGCTTCGGCCTCAACAACCTGCAATTCCACCTCCTGTTCAACAACCACAGCTACTACAAAACGAACAGTACAGAAATGGTAGCAGAGCTGGGCTGGTGAGTACCATTTATGGGCCTCCAGGGTTCAACAGCCCCCAGTCGAGTGGCGGATTTGTTCCAATCAACTACCAGAGTGGTCAAGGAAGTGGTGGAACGAGCTTTTCTGTGAGTCAATCTTTCCAAGTGAATCCAGTGGGGGGACATGTAGCAAATGCCCCAATACAGCAACAAAGTGGTCCCTATCCACCTTCGACGCTACAGAAGCAAATCATAGGTTCCCAACAGGACCCACGGATATTGAAACCTTCCCAGCCCGTAGTTCAACCGAGTTTGATACGAGATACGGAGTTTACAACGGCATCACCTGGAGGTCCGGTACCAGTTCCTGGAGTAGATGTGTTCAAAGACTTCGATTATCATCCTTGCAATAATGTGCCATGGGTTCCTGTGGGACCTCCTCCAGGAGTTTTTCCTGGTAGTCAATCTCCAGCTAACGGATATGCTCCAAACACAATACCTCCACCGACTCAGAAACCAATAAAACTTGAGTTGAAGCCTAAGGGCCAAGTTCAGAACGTTGCACCGTATCCGGCAGCAAGTGCCAATCGTGAACCAGCAATTATCACAGCTGCACCAGGTGGTTCCAACGTCTTGCAACAACAACTGCAGCAGCATCAACAGCAGCTTCAGACCCTGCAGCTGCAACAGCTACAGCTTCAACAGCAGCAACTCCAACAGCAGCTTGCACAACTCAAGGTCAGTACCACACCAGACCCACACCCTCAACCTTCTCAACCAGCACCCCAAGTCCAATCAGCAGCTCCAACTCAAGCTCACTACGTGACCCGAAATCCAGACCAACCTGTAACTGCATTCCCACCGATAACTTTTCGACAAGTTTCAGCATCTTACTTCACCAACAAAGACTACCATCCACCAGCCAAGATCCTCCCGATACAAAACGAGCATTCACCTCAGACTTCGATAACCCTCCCTAACCTGAGTGCGACGCCCGTTCCACCGCTCTATACGGCGACCTCCTTCCACACCGACCCGTACAAATTCTATCGACCGCACAAGGCCCGGGACAACGTCGTGGAGCTGGGTCACGGGTATCCCCAATCCTCCAAATCGATGTCCGACAGCTACATCCGATACAATGACAACAACAATCCCTCCAATGATCCCTCcgataacaataataatatcaACCACTCCATCTTCGACGTCGAACAGGTAGCGTCTTCATCGTCCACCCACTACACGACGGTCCGGTACACCAGCGAGGACTCGAAGCCGGCGGCATCCGAGATCCGAAACGTTACGCGAACCCGCTCGAATCAGCTTGTGGAGGAGGATGAGGACGATTACGTTGAATCTTCGGAGGAAGACGACGATCGTATCACTGGAGTCACGGTAACATTTCCGGTGGAGGTAACCAGTGTTGTTCCGAAGACTCGCTACTATTCATCTAGGACTTCTACCACTGAAAGGCCGACGACGCCACCTCCTCCAACAGATTCTGGAGAGCTTGGTAACGGAGTTCAAATCATCTACTCAGCCAATCTTCAAACGACAGCTCCGCTGAGCAATTCAGGTAGGGAGAATTTTGAACGACATTACAGTCAAATAGAGGAACAACGCCCTGTGGGTGGTCATTTTAATAACCTTCTCAGCGACGAGGAGGAAGATAATGATTCTGAAGAGAGCATGCCAGTGGCAGTGTCTACACCAGCTTCTTCCACAAAAGGGATTCCGATTTATACTACCTTCCAAGATGAAGGTTTCCGTCCAACAACATTGAAGAAGTTTTCTACCGAAGAACCGCCAGCTGAAATCACTACTCCTATTCCGTATACGATAACAACTATGCCAGCAACCAGGTCAACGTATCCTTCAACTATCACGGCCGCTATTGGTGGCTATCGGAACATAACTTCCACCAAGAAACCTAAACAAATACAAATTATCATACCATACAATACGTACAAGAAACCGGAACCCTTCAAACCGAAGGACGACGATGATTTTGAACGCACCCCTGAGGAATCGAATATCGTAACTCTTACATCGGAAACTACCACAACACCTCAGCCTCCGATACCGCACTTTGTGACTCGTGAATCTATGAAGTACTTCCATTCGACAACCAACCTCAGAGACATCCTACGGAAGGAAACTACTAGACCCTTCTCCCGACCACCAACTACAGTCCCAGAAAAACCAACCAAGACCAAAAAGGTTGAACCGGTTAAAGTCTCAAAGGAATCGAAGCCATTCACCCTCAGGATTCCCAAGATGACACCACTTCCACCTGTTTTCAATCTGACCGGTCTCAGTGCCGATCACCGGATTGAACAAACCACAACTACACCACCTCGCACTGTTCGTCCGACTATTGTCATGGCTCACCCATCTAAATTCACTCCCCAATACGTCAACATTACTCGTCCTCGTGTTACCCCTACCAATCAAATGTTTTCCCCCAGAACGACTCTAGCCCAACTCCTTCGAACCACCAAAATAATTACCAAACCCCCGAAAGCTTTTGAACAGCCCGAGTACATCACTCGACCTCGTCCTCCAATAATCTACCGTCGAACGACATTCCCTCCTTCCACAACAACTTCAACCACAACATCAACGCCGCCTCCAACAACTACAACAACTCCAAGAACCTTACCCCCTCCAACTACCACAACCCCTAGACCCACAACACCCACTACGGAAAGCTTCGAAACCACCTCGATCCCCATCTACGAGCGCAACGAGTGGGACATCGACCCACTCCTCCTTCAACGTCGCATTGACACCTGGACCGAGCAGCAATACTCCAGCGCCGACTACATGCTCAAAACGAGCTCGATCCCCCTACATCGAGTCACAAAAGCTATCCCCCTCGAATTCCTGACCACCACTATGCTCCCCTCCCTCCGAACCCGCTACAAGGGCCGGGACAGCTGGCACCAAGTCAAAATCGCCATCTCACCGCACACCAAAGAAAAGGTCTACGTCGTAACGCCGCAACCCTGGACCGCCATCGTCAACCAGCAGCGGCTATCCTCTTCGCTTCCGACGCGATTCTCCATCCGACCAACCCCGCAGCTCCGGTTCGGCGGAACGGCATCCCATCCGACCGGAATAACCCCCGAGGTGGTGCGCAGTGTTTCACCGGAATCAGGTACGGTTTGGTTCAATCACATACGAGAACACCATCAAGACTATGATGACGATGAAGACGAAGACGATGACAGCTGGGCGCTTCTGTGAATCGGGAGCGTCTAGGTTCGATGACCGTCACAACTAACGATAGATCTGGACAGAATGTTTTGGTTCTTGGAAGCAAGTTTCTTCACATTGAAGACGTGTGACAAGTAAGCAGCATATgtgcatgaaaaaaaacacaatattcCTTCCTTGGCTATTGTAAATGGCTTGATTTTAGTTGTGTACAGTGACTGCAAATTGCAAATTATGTAAATACTATACCGAACCCCACAATGGTCCTGGTTCACTcttccaaaaacaaatattaaaaattatacttaACACGGAATCGTCCACAAAATACTCAGCACTTacctggaaaaaaaagaaaaaatcaatattagaaaattgatagGCATTCTCACAGGCTAAagttaaattcaaattaaaatgaatatttttcaaaattatcttttaacaatttttgatggatttttgaagataattttaaaactttaaagtcAAAAGTATtccaaaagtttactttttatgGTCTTGATgtcagcttgaaattttaaaagctttcgaatcgtgattcgaaaaagaaaatttagtaaACGATCAATGATACATTGATTATATTATGTGAACCCTCCACGATAAAACAAATCGTAGCCCAGGTTTGATCAAGTCAATGGAATTGAATAAAAACCTGTATTCTAGGTTTCTTTTTGGTTAAATAACTCAAAGcaaaagcacaaaaaaataaatccacttcaaatcacaaaaaatattgaaacttatttttccaaataaatgggtcAAACTTCGGAAAACCGGAAACTTCatattttccgaaaaacttcAAACGCTTTAGTTGTTCTTTATACTTTAACAATCTTAAGCTATaacaaaatatttctcaaaaaacgagtaggggagataagggcataaagcGCACCCAGAGccatggatggcaaaactcctcagatcggcttgtccagtgaaagagagtgcaattttttttgtctgccTGTCAAGCTGTGCGGGGACCAGCGATGCTAcattaaaatcggtatttttaAGTCTGAGAAAATCGATATTcggtgtgaaaatttcaaaaatcttcattaaaataatattagaaaaaagGCTATTTTGCAGATATCACGatttaaaacatgatattttctgTTTAAAAGACAGTCCACTGCGACTTTATAGTGTTACTCACTCTAAACACTATTACACTGGGTCacagccaaaaaatagtctggggtttctcagctgatttagactaatttttgtgACCTGAGTTAGAATATGacattgattttgctgtactttttgagatacagtattctaatatcctgacctgattgaacaaaaccatggtcattttcggactcagggcgtcagtattagtctaattcagttggaaaaccctggactattttcaaaaaatctttttttgttactcagtgttATCATTTAGTATTGTCATACTCAATACTACACAGAGAAACAGAATTTTTGGTgctgattttgaatcattcTTTCTTCTACATTAATGGATCCAGATCTTGCCTGGATGGTTTTGTTTCAGAAACGCGacgttgatgaaaaattaatttctacaatttttaaaatatggaaTAGATAAGATTATAGCTATTTCTCCCATCATTCAAGAAAGTtattgagtatttgatattttAGATGTTgactcatttaacaactttgttgaagactgcgaaactatttgacttattgattttttttaaatatcagaaATTCGATCctgattaaaatttcttttaaatttcgccaatattcccattttttgcggtgtagaaaaaaaataaccaaatcaaAACTTCCAtgacttttttctttgaaatcaatattaCTCGTGGTCTCCTGGAATGATGATTGTTGTGTGaaactctttatttttaaaatatttgtaatattttagaGCTTTGCCAAAACAGcgcacaaattttaaaaatatttttatcagtttttaaaagttatctaaAAACATCggagttttttatattttttggactTGTGCTATTTATTAAGAGCGTACACTTATCctaaattcctaaatttttaacaaacaacTTTAAGACATGATCTATTTATGTCTTGAACTGCTATAGTCCCTAATCTACCATGTTATTTGATCATCAAAATTCGATCTCGAGAGAGTTGGCATAGAAGACAAAGATGCTTTCGAATACCCTGAGACTTGCTAGCTAAATAGGGACTAGAATTATATaggttcaaaattaaaaaaaaaaaaaaaacaaaacgaaagtTATAGCTATGTTTTGAAAagtcaaaacgaaattttaaaaaatcggtatgaaatcggtaggtGTTGCCAAgaatcggtattcggtatataACTCCTCATATGAATACCGAAAAATCGTTAAGTGTGGCATCTATGCCCCCGACAAATATATTGCTCATTGTGTTGAGGATAAATCTGAGACCAAGCacagtttattcttggtacgttcacgagaaacGACGCTGCTCTTCGAACCAAAGATGccagaggtgtcctgatttttcaggatttgtcctgatttttgagaagccgtcctgatttttcaaaaactgtcttAATTATagtttaatttgtaa
This sequence is a window from Uranotaenia lowii strain MFRU-FL chromosome 3, ASM2978415v1, whole genome shotgun sequence. Protein-coding genes within it:
- the LOC129752780 gene encoding mucin-2-like isoform X2, which gives rise to MKHVWRIFLLLMILNDLSLISSEPQYQQQFQPQQQPQNGNYQNNYNPNYNYNSAPATEGGQQQPIQQVQQQQRPYQYPRPQTTPAPSIWNRLTSWLNIFGDDSSSNRPQQSYQQQQQQSYQPQPVPPPAPPRPQPVQPSYPPTQPQQQQQLQQLQQQVQLLQQIQLQQQLRPQQPAIPPPVQQPQLLQNEQYRNGSRAGLVSTIYGPPGFNSPQSSGGFVPINYQSGQGSGGTSFSVSQSFQVNPVGGHVANAPIQQQSGPYPPSTLQKQIIGSQQDPRILKPSQPVVQPSLIRDTEFTTASPGGPVPVPGVDVFKDFDYHPCNNVPWVPVGPPPGVFPGSQSPANGYAPNTIPPPTQKPIKLELKPKGQVQNVAPYPAASANREPAIITAAPGGSNVLQQQLQQHQQQLQTLQLQQLQLQQQQLQQQLAQLKVASSSSTHYTTVRYTSEDSKPAASEIRNVTRTRSNQLVEEDEDDYVESSEEDDDRITGVTVTFPVEVTSVVPKTRYYSSRTSTTERPTTPPPPTDSGELGNGVQIIYSANLQTTAPLSNSGRENFERHYSQIEEQRPVGGHFNNLLSDEEEDNDSEESMPVAVSTPASSTKGIPIYTTFQDEGFRPTTLKKFSTEEPPAEITTPIPYTITTMPATRSTYPSTITAAIGGYRNITSTKKPKQIQIIIPYNTYKKPEPFKPKDDDDFERTPEESNIVTLTSETTTTPQPPIPHFVTRESMKYFHSTTNLRDILRKETTRPFSRPPTTVPEKPTKTKKVEPVKVSKESKPFTLRIPKMTPLPPVFNLTGLSADHRIEQTTTTPPRTVRPTIVMAHPSKFTPQYVNITRPRVTPTNQMFSPRTTLAQLLRTTKIITKPPKAFEQPEYITRPRPPIIYRRTTFPPSTTTSTTTSTPPPTTTTTPRTLPPPTTTTPRPTTPTTESFETTSIPIYERNEWDIDPLLLQRRIDTWTEQQYSSADYMLKTSSIPLHRVTKAIPLEFLTTTMLPSLRTRYKGRDSWHQVKIAISPHTKEKVYVVTPQPWTAIVNQQRLSSSLPTRFSIRPTPQLRFGGTASHPTGITPEVVRSVSPESVNDLVEHKSKFRVGPTLSTGKLKQRKYVRKKPFPAGGALSRSRRSSEV
- the LOC129752780 gene encoding mucin-2-like isoform X1, which produces MKHVWRIFLLLMILNDLSLISSEPQYQQQFQPQQQPQNGNYQNNYNPNYNYNSAPATEGGQQQPIQQVQQQQRPYQYPRPQTTPAPSIWNRLTSWLNIFGDDSSSNRPQQSYQQQQQQSYQPQPVPPPAPPRPQPVQPSYPPTQPQQQQQLQQLQQQVQLLQQIQLQQQLRPQQPAIPPPVQQPQLLQNEQYRNGSRAGLVSTIYGPPGFNSPQSSGGFVPINYQSGQGSGGTSFSVSQSFQVNPVGGHVANAPIQQQSGPYPPSTLQKQIIGSQQDPRILKPSQPVVQPSLIRDTEFTTASPGGPVPVPGVDVFKDFDYHPCNNVPWVPVGPPPGVFPGSQSPANGYAPNTIPPPTQKPIKLELKPKGQVQNVAPYPAASANREPAIITAAPGGSNVLQQQLQQHQQQLQTLQLQQLQLQQQQLQQQLAQLKVSTTPDPHPQPSQPAPQVQSAAPTQAHYVTRNPDQPVTAFPPITFRQVSASYFTNKDYHPPAKILPIQNEHSPQTSITLPNLSATPVPPLYTATSFHTDPYKFYRPHKARDNVVELGHGYPQSSKSMSDSYIRYNDNNNPSNDPSDNNNNINHSIFDVEQVASSSSTHYTTVRYTSEDSKPAASEIRNVTRTRSNQLVEEDEDDYVESSEEDDDRITGVTVTFPVEVTSVVPKTRYYSSRTSTTERPTTPPPPTDSGELGNGVQIIYSANLQTTAPLSNSGRENFERHYSQIEEQRPVGGHFNNLLSDEEEDNDSEESMPVAVSTPASSTKGIPIYTTFQDEGFRPTTLKKFSTEEPPAEITTPIPYTITTMPATRSTYPSTITAAIGGYRNITSTKKPKQIQIIIPYNTYKKPEPFKPKDDDDFERTPEESNIVTLTSETTTTPQPPIPHFVTRESMKYFHSTTNLRDILRKETTRPFSRPPTTVPEKPTKTKKVEPVKVSKESKPFTLRIPKMTPLPPVFNLTGLSADHRIEQTTTTPPRTVRPTIVMAHPSKFTPQYVNITRPRVTPTNQMFSPRTTLAQLLRTTKIITKPPKAFEQPEYITRPRPPIIYRRTTFPPSTTTSTTTSTPPPTTTTTPRTLPPPTTTTPRPTTPTTESFETTSIPIYERNEWDIDPLLLQRRIDTWTEQQYSSADYMLKTSSIPLHRVTKAIPLEFLTTTMLPSLRTRYKGRDSWHQVKIAISPHTKEKVYVVTPQPWTAIVNQQRLSSSLPTRFSIRPTPQLRFGGTASHPTGITPEVVRSVSPESVNDLVEHKSKFRVGPTLSTGKLKQRKYVRKKPFPAGGALSRSRRSSEV